The following coding sequences are from one Chthonomonadales bacterium window:
- a CDS encoding Crp/Fnr family transcriptional regulator: protein MATALEPAALASISLFEGLNEEQLRTVAGCIHRRVFPAGTGVITADTPGEVVYIVQSGTVKIKVDQADGGEVIIAILGEGEIVGELSVLDSAGRSADVLTLEESALLWIDRVSFDRLIATLPPLTHNLLRLLSRRVRLSTEQIQALCTLDVLGKVARQLVVFADRYGQPVDDGVLIPLRLTQSDIACLVGASRERVNQVFVNLRNRKLLSVDGTYRITLTDPAKLREIVRQR from the coding sequence ATGGCCACCGCGCTCGAGCCGGCCGCTCTGGCGTCCATCAGCCTGTTCGAGGGCCTGAACGAGGAGCAGCTCAGGACGGTAGCCGGTTGCATCCACCGTCGCGTGTTCCCGGCTGGGACCGGCGTCATCACGGCGGACACGCCGGGCGAGGTCGTCTACATCGTGCAATCTGGCACGGTTAAGATCAAGGTCGACCAGGCGGATGGTGGCGAGGTGATCATCGCCATCCTGGGTGAAGGCGAGATCGTGGGTGAGCTGAGCGTGCTTGACAGCGCGGGACGCTCCGCCGACGTGCTGACCCTCGAGGAGTCGGCTCTGCTCTGGATCGATCGCGTCAGCTTCGACCGGCTGATCGCGACCCTGCCGCCGCTCACGCACAACCTCCTGCGGCTTCTCTCGCGGCGCGTGCGGCTTTCCACGGAGCAGATTCAGGCCCTCTGCACGCTCGACGTGCTCGGCAAGGTGGCGCGACAACTCGTCGTCTTCGCCGACCGCTACGGCCAACCGGTCGATGACGGCGTTCTGATTCCGCTGCGGCTGACGCAGAGCGACATCGCGTGTCTCGTGGGCGCGTCGCGCGAGCGTGTGAATCAGGTGTTCGTTAACCTGCGCAACCGCAAGCTGCTCAGCGTGGACGGCACCTACCGGATCACGCTCACCGACCCCGCCAAGCTGCGGGAGATCGTGCGACAGCGCTGA
- a CDS encoding MFS transporter: MFLYAVYLGAVGVLLIPIAASFHLTSAQVGGLFPANFGGFVAGVLVCGYLSDRLGRRRVLLAGLIGYAAGLMLFAVAPAFSTALAASALIGAGTGALETVASALASDLFPRRRAVILSAIQVAFGAGAAISAPLAAGLLARGTPWPFIYLGLAALNVAAAAALLPARLPAPGIGSERPRLGDAVRLLHRGDLVLLAVAQASYVGAEVSYFTWMPTFLEGDVRGGGPWAGWAVSVFWIAMTAGRVLTSGLAGRWAPMHLAAWMGAGGAVAAACSLPWASPGPIVAGVAVTGLFFAGLFGLVVAEAGNRYPAVAGTVFGLVIAAGGVGGAVLPWFVGILADAGLGWRGALLAAPAAVALTAAISARLARRR; this comes from the coding sequence ATGTTCCTGTACGCCGTCTACCTTGGCGCGGTGGGCGTCCTGCTCATCCCGATCGCCGCGTCGTTCCACCTCACGAGCGCCCAGGTGGGCGGGCTGTTCCCGGCCAACTTCGGCGGCTTCGTGGCCGGGGTCCTTGTATGCGGATACCTGTCGGACAGGCTGGGCCGGCGCCGCGTGCTGCTGGCGGGCCTGATCGGCTACGCCGCCGGCCTGATGCTGTTCGCCGTGGCGCCAGCGTTCTCGACCGCCCTCGCCGCTTCGGCCCTCATCGGCGCCGGGACGGGGGCGCTCGAGACCGTCGCGAGCGCGCTCGCCTCGGACCTCTTCCCGCGGCGCAGGGCGGTCATCCTCAGCGCCATCCAGGTGGCCTTCGGAGCCGGCGCGGCCATCAGCGCGCCCCTTGCTGCCGGGCTCCTCGCGCGCGGCACGCCCTGGCCCTTCATCTACCTGGGACTGGCCGCGCTGAACGTTGCGGCGGCGGCCGCCCTGCTTCCCGCGCGCCTTCCCGCGCCCGGCATCGGGTCGGAGCGCCCGCGCCTGGGCGACGCCGTACGCTTGCTGCACCGGGGCGACCTCGTGCTGCTGGCCGTCGCACAGGCGAGCTACGTCGGCGCGGAGGTCTCCTACTTCACGTGGATGCCCACGTTCCTCGAGGGCGACGTGCGCGGCGGCGGCCCCTGGGCCGGATGGGCAGTCTCCGTTTTCTGGATCGCCATGACCGCCGGCCGGGTCCTGACGAGCGGCCTGGCCGGGCGCTGGGCGCCGATGCACCTCGCCGCGTGGATGGGCGCCGGCGGCGCCGTGGCGGCGGCGTGTTCGCTGCCCTGGGCGTCGCCCGGACCCATAGTGGCCGGCGTTGCCGTGACCGGGCTCTTCTTCGCCGGCCTGTTCGGGCTGGTGGTGGCGGAGGCGGGCAACCGCTACCCGGCGGTCGCGGGCACCGTGTTCGGGTTGGTGATCGCCGCGGGGGGCGTCGGCGGGGCGGTGCTGCCCTGGTTCGTAGGGATCCTGGCCGACGCGGGGCTCGGGTGGCGCGGGGCGTTGCTCGCGGCGCCCGCGGCGGTCGCCCTGACGGCGGCCATCTCGGCACGCCTCGCGCGGCGGAGGTAG
- a CDS encoding uroporphyrinogen-III decarboxylase-like protein, producing MPRETMSPRERWQAVLRREKPDRVPMDYWATGEASANVMRYVGCADVDALCRRLHIDRVVTVGGRYVGPPLPTGQDAFGVSYRGIEYGTGTYSESVSHPLAGYVSVEEIEAGYRWPSPDWYDYSHIPEQVEAGRAYPIRGGGSEPFLRYAQLRGLEQAMMDLVVEPDIVRYCLGKLFDLAYEDTRRIYEQADGQVMVTYVAEDMGGQQGLLFSPAQIGEFLLPGMRRMIALAHEAGAYVFHHNDGAIRPIIPRMLEAGIDVLNPVQWRCRGMDREGLKAEFGDRLILHGGVDNQYTLAMGTVDEVRREVEENLRILGAGGGYILAPCHNIQAVSPPENVVAMYETGFACGWT from the coding sequence ATGCCCAGAGAGACGATGAGCCCACGAGAGCGATGGCAGGCCGTCCTGCGCCGTGAGAAGCCCGACCGCGTGCCGATGGACTACTGGGCGACGGGGGAGGCCTCGGCGAACGTGATGCGCTACGTGGGCTGCGCGGACGTCGACGCGCTGTGCCGGCGTCTGCATATCGACCGCGTGGTGACGGTCGGCGGCCGCTACGTCGGCCCGCCACTGCCAACGGGCCAGGATGCGTTCGGCGTCTCCTACCGCGGCATCGAGTACGGCACCGGGACCTATTCGGAGTCCGTCTCGCATCCCCTGGCCGGCTACGTCTCCGTCGAGGAGATCGAGGCCGGCTACCGATGGCCGAGCCCGGACTGGTACGACTACTCGCACATCCCCGAGCAGGTGGAGGCCGGCCGGGCCTACCCGATCCGCGGCGGCGGGTCCGAGCCGTTCCTGCGCTACGCGCAGCTCCGCGGGCTCGAACAGGCGATGATGGACCTGGTCGTCGAGCCGGACATCGTTCGCTACTGCCTGGGGAAGCTGTTCGACCTGGCCTACGAAGACACCAGGCGCATCTATGAGCAGGCCGACGGCCAGGTGATGGTCACCTACGTCGCCGAGGACATGGGCGGGCAGCAGGGCCTGCTGTTCTCGCCGGCCCAGATCGGGGAGTTTCTGCTGCCGGGAATGAGGCGCATGATCGCGCTCGCCCACGAGGCCGGCGCGTACGTGTTTCACCACAACGACGGGGCCATCCGCCCGATCATCCCGCGGATGCTGGAGGCGGGGATCGACGTGCTCAATCCCGTGCAGTGGAGGTGCCGGGGCATGGACCGTGAGGGCCTCAAGGCGGAGTTCGGCGACCGGCTGATCCTCCATGGAGGCGTCGACAACCAGTACACGCTGGCGATGGGCACGGTCGACGAGGTTCGGCGGGAGGTGGAGGAGAACCTGCGGATCCTGGGGGCGGGCGGCGGCTACATTCTGGCGCCCTGTCACAACATCCAGGCCGTTAGCCCACCTGAGAACGTCGTCGCGATGTACGAGACGGGCTTCGCTTGCGGCTGGACGTAG